In one window of Nocardioides panacisoli DNA:
- a CDS encoding class I SAM-dependent methyltransferase yields MANGADRDDVLARLYPEVAAGGFTRYDGFVEFYNRVNALLAEDSVVLDFGAGRGAWQYEMAGFHRHLRAIHERVGRVVGVDVDPVVEDNPSLAEARLIEPGAPIPYDDATFDLAVADYVLEHVSAEDAPSVSAELLRVLKPGGWLAARTPNKWGVIGVGARAVPNTLHTRVLRRLQPERLAEDVFPVRYAMNTRGDLARLFPEPHRLLVYGHNSEPRYFGSSVPAWRAAQLVDRLTPPRWASTLMVFVQKSG; encoded by the coding sequence ATGGCGAACGGCGCCGACCGCGACGACGTACTGGCGCGGCTCTACCCGGAGGTCGCCGCGGGCGGGTTCACCCGCTACGACGGCTTCGTCGAGTTCTACAACCGGGTCAACGCGCTGCTCGCCGAGGACAGCGTGGTGCTCGACTTCGGCGCCGGTCGCGGCGCCTGGCAGTACGAGATGGCCGGCTTCCACCGTCACCTGCGCGCCATCCACGAGCGGGTCGGGCGCGTCGTCGGTGTCGACGTCGACCCGGTGGTGGAGGACAACCCCTCGCTGGCCGAGGCGCGGCTGATCGAGCCCGGCGCGCCGATCCCGTACGACGACGCCACCTTCGACCTGGCCGTGGCCGACTACGTGCTCGAGCACGTCTCGGCCGAGGACGCGCCGTCGGTGTCGGCGGAGCTGCTGCGGGTGCTCAAGCCGGGCGGCTGGCTGGCCGCCCGCACGCCCAACAAGTGGGGCGTCATCGGGGTGGGGGCCCGGGCGGTGCCCAACACGCTGCACACCCGCGTGCTGCGGCGCCTCCAGCCCGAGCGGCTGGCCGAGGACGTCTTCCCGGTGCGCTACGCCATGAACACCCGCGGCGACCTGGCGCGGCTCTTCCCCGAGCCGCACCGGCTGCTGGTCTACGGCCACAACTCCGAGCCGCGCTACTTCGGCTCCTCGGTGCCGGCGTGGCGTGCGGCGCAGCTGGTGGACCGCCTCACGCCGCCGCGGTGGGCGTCGACGCTGATGGTGTTCGTGCAGAAGTCAGGTTGA
- a CDS encoding putative leader peptide — MLTKRRAVDHCRVSSALCRR, encoded by the coding sequence ATGCTCACCAAGCGCCGCGCAGTGGACCACTGCCGCGTGAGCTCGGCTCTCTGTCGTCGCTGA
- a CDS encoding TlpA family protein disulfide reductase, which translates to MTTGLLILGLAVLGAAGFAAYRARTDGRFTVHAATREPRSPVAEPVETVFDRVADAVPGAELGERATFVQFSSAFCAPCRATRVLLDDVATNEDGVAHVEVDAEHHLELVRALGVQRTPTTLVLDAAGAELTRAAGAPQRHQVLAAIPAAT; encoded by the coding sequence GTGACCACGGGACTGCTGATCCTGGGACTGGCCGTGCTGGGCGCGGCCGGGTTCGCGGCGTACCGCGCCCGCACTGACGGTCGCTTCACCGTCCACGCCGCGACCCGTGAGCCGCGCTCCCCGGTGGCCGAGCCCGTCGAGACCGTCTTCGACCGCGTCGCCGACGCGGTCCCCGGCGCCGAGCTGGGTGAGCGGGCGACGTTCGTCCAGTTCTCCTCGGCGTTCTGCGCGCCGTGCCGCGCGACCCGCGTGCTGCTCGACGACGTCGCCACCAACGAGGACGGCGTGGCCCACGTCGAGGTCGACGCCGAGCACCACCTCGAGCTGGTGCGCGCCCTCGGGGTGCAACGCACCCCGACCACGCTGGTCCTCGACGCCGCCGGCGCCGAGCTCACCCGCGCCGCCGGCGCCCCGCAGCGCCACCAGGTGCTCGCCGCCATCCCGGCCGCCACCTGA
- a CDS encoding glycosyltransferase family 61 protein, whose protein sequence is MSRIPPRLQPLWPLLKRLHRLLAHLGGVLFRRLGPVAGERAVPRTATEESTATVAGEPDAVTLHAGGPAEELRRGPAVGSPPQHWVFVAGERDTVPARYTLEVTDGRLVGEWGATVTPGGVLDYQSSGYFGLSGWREHPVFLAPRLPPVEHVPGTVLSLTTRGTTGNYYHFLYDALARYGIFRECLPDVSVDAVVVPHAAGYQRQLLELAGVPGPHLQPRADRTYRADRLLVPSTPNQDLAAPHWVTNWLRERLPPSGRTDTPRRLYLSRGQQPASRRYVEEAALWPRLERRGFVSLDPGSLSVQEQIDTFAGAEVILAPHGAGLTNLTFCRPGTKVLELFAATYVHLGLWTIADAVGLDYRYLVADGPSREGRPMVGVLDDVSIPPERVEAALDDLMEDR, encoded by the coding sequence ATGAGCCGCATCCCGCCGCGCCTGCAGCCGCTGTGGCCGCTGCTCAAGCGCCTGCACCGGCTGCTGGCCCACCTCGGCGGCGTCCTGTTCCGTCGCCTCGGTCCGGTGGCGGGCGAGCGCGCGGTGCCGCGGACCGCGACCGAGGAGTCGACCGCGACGGTGGCGGGTGAGCCCGACGCGGTGACGCTGCACGCGGGTGGTCCGGCGGAGGAGCTGCGCCGCGGGCCGGCCGTGGGGTCGCCGCCGCAGCACTGGGTCTTCGTCGCCGGTGAGCGCGACACGGTGCCGGCGCGCTACACGCTGGAGGTCACCGACGGCCGGCTGGTCGGGGAGTGGGGCGCGACGGTGACGCCCGGCGGCGTGCTGGACTACCAGTCCAGTGGCTACTTCGGCCTCTCCGGCTGGCGGGAGCACCCGGTCTTCCTCGCGCCCCGGCTGCCACCGGTCGAGCACGTCCCGGGCACCGTGCTGAGCCTGACCACGCGCGGCACGACCGGCAACTACTACCACTTCCTCTACGACGCGCTGGCCCGCTACGGCATCTTCCGCGAGTGCCTGCCCGACGTGTCGGTCGACGCCGTCGTCGTGCCGCACGCGGCCGGCTACCAGCGGCAGCTGCTCGAGCTCGCCGGCGTGCCCGGCCCCCACCTGCAGCCGCGTGCGGACCGGACCTACCGCGCGGACCGGCTGCTGGTGCCGAGCACGCCCAACCAGGACCTTGCGGCCCCGCACTGGGTCACGAACTGGCTGCGGGAGCGGCTGCCGCCCTCCGGGCGCACCGACACCCCGCGGCGGCTCTACCTCTCCCGCGGCCAGCAGCCCGCCAGTCGGCGCTACGTCGAGGAGGCCGCGCTGTGGCCGCGCCTGGAGCGCCGCGGCTTCGTCTCGCTCGACCCGGGGTCGCTCAGCGTGCAGGAGCAGATCGACACCTTCGCCGGTGCCGAGGTCATCCTCGCCCCGCACGGCGCGGGGCTGACCAACCTGACCTTCTGCCGCCCCGGCACCAAGGTCCTGGAGCTGTTCGCGGCGACGTACGTGCACCTGGGGCTGTGGACCATCGCCGACGCCGTCGGGCTCGACTACCGCTACCTGGTGGCGGACGGCCCCAGCCGCGAGGGGCGGCCGATGGTCGGCGTACTGGACGACGTCTCGATCCCGCCGGAGCGGGTCGAGGCGGCCCTGGACGACCTGATGGAGGACCGGTGA
- a CDS encoding DUF4012 domain-containing protein has protein sequence MSPEVRRRRRTRGLRRLKRLARERPLLPVLGAVAVLVLLAGAWSLWRVVSVAQDLGEVERSAQIMRAALVRGDTEGAREALDRYQEAAQGAADGTDGPVWHTAEALPVVGDDAAAVAVVAEVLADIGGDGLEPLAVAANDLRARSFHPSDGVFPLERIAALREPAGRSEDAFAAAGVRLEQVESDGLVGPVWRRVDALRQLVDDAAATLDAAHRAARLMPSLLGADGPRDYLLVMQNNAELRSSGGLPGSISRIHAEDGRVEIVEQVDMADIQGNPTPVLPLAAEERSIFGSVLGTVGVNATLTPDVPRSADLIRARWEQEVGGSIDGVFLVDPVTVSYLLGATGPVAVPGYGGVAAATVVAQVEHQVYVQNPSRDVHSDYQNAVAEAVFEAFTDGRGRPAAVIRGLATAVAEGRVRMHSFVARDQRVITGTQIAGELAATEEDRPRAGLYLNDAGETKMSYYLRYDASLAASSCVGGVQELSGAATLVNDSPPEVAALPPAVVGYPKERRRVEDGQQLVVAYLMSPVGGEVVELGLGAGRSGAPAVQTYRGREVATVSVLLDPQESREISFRMRGARGQVGAPELFVTPGATPGSASRTVRSAC, from the coding sequence ATGTCGCCCGAGGTACGCCGTCGCCGCCGCACGCGGGGACTGCGTCGGCTCAAGCGGCTCGCGCGGGAGCGCCCGCTGCTCCCCGTGCTGGGCGCCGTCGCGGTGCTGGTGCTGCTCGCCGGCGCCTGGTCGCTGTGGCGTGTCGTCAGCGTCGCGCAGGACCTGGGCGAGGTCGAGCGGAGCGCGCAGATCATGCGTGCCGCGCTGGTGCGCGGCGACACCGAGGGCGCGCGGGAGGCACTGGACCGCTACCAGGAGGCCGCGCAGGGCGCCGCGGACGGCACCGACGGCCCGGTGTGGCACACCGCCGAGGCGCTCCCGGTCGTCGGGGACGACGCGGCGGCGGTGGCCGTGGTCGCGGAGGTGCTGGCCGACATCGGCGGGGACGGGCTGGAGCCGCTCGCGGTGGCCGCGAACGACCTCCGCGCCCGCAGCTTCCACCCCAGCGACGGTGTCTTCCCGCTGGAGCGGATCGCCGCGCTGCGCGAGCCCGCGGGCCGCAGCGAGGACGCCTTCGCCGCGGCCGGCGTACGGCTGGAGCAGGTGGAGTCCGACGGGTTGGTCGGACCGGTGTGGCGCCGCGTCGACGCGCTGCGGCAGTTGGTCGACGACGCCGCCGCCACGCTGGACGCCGCGCACCGCGCCGCGCGGCTCATGCCGTCCCTGCTGGGCGCCGACGGTCCGCGGGACTACCTGCTGGTGATGCAGAACAACGCCGAGCTGCGCAGCTCCGGTGGCCTGCCGGGCTCGATCTCGCGCATCCACGCCGAGGACGGTCGCGTGGAGATCGTGGAGCAGGTCGACATGGCCGACATCCAGGGCAATCCGACGCCGGTGCTGCCGCTGGCCGCGGAGGAGCGGTCGATCTTCGGGTCCGTGCTCGGCACCGTCGGGGTCAACGCGACCCTGACTCCGGACGTGCCGCGCAGTGCGGACCTGATCCGCGCCCGGTGGGAGCAGGAGGTCGGCGGGTCGATCGACGGGGTCTTCCTCGTGGACCCGGTGACCGTGTCCTACCTGCTCGGCGCGACCGGGCCGGTGGCGGTGCCCGGGTACGGCGGTGTCGCGGCGGCCACGGTGGTGGCGCAGGTCGAGCACCAGGTCTACGTCCAGAACCCGAGCCGCGACGTCCACTCCGACTACCAGAACGCCGTCGCCGAGGCGGTCTTCGAGGCGTTCACCGACGGTCGGGGCCGACCGGCCGCCGTCATCCGTGGCCTCGCGACGGCGGTGGCGGAGGGACGCGTGCGGATGCACAGCTTCGTCGCGCGGGACCAGCGGGTGATCACGGGCACGCAGATCGCCGGGGAGCTCGCGGCGACCGAGGAGGACCGGCCGCGTGCCGGGCTCTACCTCAACGACGCGGGCGAGACGAAGATGTCCTACTACCTGCGCTACGACGCGAGCCTGGCGGCGTCCTCGTGCGTGGGTGGGGTGCAGGAGCTGTCCGGCGCCGCGACCCTGGTCAACGACAGTCCGCCCGAGGTGGCGGCGCTGCCGCCGGCGGTGGTCGGCTACCCGAAGGAGCGCCGCCGCGTCGAGGACGGGCAGCAGCTGGTCGTGGCCTACCTGATGTCCCCGGTCGGGGGAGAGGTGGTCGAGCTGGGCCTGGGGGCCGGACGGTCGGGAGCTCCCGCGGTGCAGACCTACCGGGGACGCGAGGTCGCGACGGTGAGCGTGCTGCTGGACCCGCAGGAGAGCCGGGAGATCAGCTTCCGGATGCGCGGGGCGCGGGGGCAGGTCGGTGCCCCCGAGCTCTTCGTGACCCCGGGAGCGACGCCCGGGTCGGCGTCGCGCACGGTGCGCTCGGCCTGCTGA
- a CDS encoding glycosyltransferase family 2 protein, translated as MLQTPVVVIAFNRPRLAERTLAAVRAAAPQRLLVVADGPRPDRPGEDALCAETRAVLERVDWPCEVERRYAAANLGLEANVELGLDWVFSRVDRAIVLEDDCTPDPTFFRFAEELLERYRDDARVWQVAGNRHGVPPGMFHGDSYAFSTWASVWGWATWADRWQRHRAVFPRDHVRRSATDAGDAPVRREPAEPQPGTLVTRGGRRHFAEAARSDDVVTHGWDKHWWLTIMAAGGLSVTPAANLVENRGFGEDATHTSSAGRRDDPATPMGFPLRHPAAVALDEGVERELELHLNRIGGPAAQLARRVIRSPRLRRVARAAVNSGPALSAARLSARLTRRSADRG; from the coding sequence GTGCTCCAGACCCCTGTCGTGGTGATCGCGTTCAACCGACCCCGGCTGGCCGAGCGCACCCTGGCCGCGGTCCGCGCCGCCGCGCCGCAGCGGCTCCTCGTCGTCGCCGACGGCCCGCGTCCGGACCGCCCCGGCGAGGACGCGTTGTGCGCGGAGACGCGGGCGGTGCTGGAGCGGGTCGACTGGCCCTGCGAGGTCGAGCGGAGGTACGCCGCAGCGAACCTCGGCCTGGAGGCGAACGTCGAGCTGGGGCTGGACTGGGTGTTCTCCCGGGTCGACCGGGCGATCGTGCTCGAGGACGACTGCACGCCGGACCCCACGTTCTTCCGGTTCGCCGAGGAGCTGCTGGAGCGCTACCGCGACGACGCCCGGGTGTGGCAGGTCGCGGGCAACCGCCACGGCGTGCCGCCCGGAATGTTCCACGGCGACAGCTACGCCTTCAGTACCTGGGCGAGCGTGTGGGGCTGGGCCACGTGGGCCGACCGGTGGCAGCGCCACCGTGCGGTCTTCCCGCGCGACCACGTGCGCCGCTCGGCCACCGACGCCGGTGACGCCCCGGTGCGGCGCGAGCCGGCCGAGCCGCAACCGGGGACGCTGGTGACCCGGGGCGGCCGGCGCCACTTCGCGGAGGCGGCCCGCTCCGACGATGTCGTCACGCACGGCTGGGACAAGCACTGGTGGCTCACGATCATGGCCGCCGGCGGCCTCTCGGTCACACCTGCGGCCAACCTCGTGGAGAACCGCGGGTTCGGCGAGGACGCCACCCACACCAGCTCGGCGGGTCGCCGCGACGACCCGGCCACGCCGATGGGCTTCCCGCTGCGCCACCCCGCCGCGGTCGCGCTCGACGAGGGCGTGGAGCGCGAGCTCGAGCTGCACCTGAACCGCATCGGTGGCCCGGCCGCGCAGCTGGCCCGGCGGGTCATCCGCTCGCCTAGACTGCGCCGGGTCGCCCGCGCGGCGGTCAACAGCGGCCCCGCCCTCAGCGCCGCCCGGCTCTCGGCGCGGCTCACCCGAAGGAGTGCCGACCGTGGCTGA
- a CDS encoding DUF1416 domain-containing protein, with protein MCGATEGGLSLDGIDVKKEAIIQGQVTRGGEPLPGAYVRLLDRTGEFTAEVPTSATGHFRFFAGDGDWTLRTLAPKADPVDRAVTAGTGNVAEVTIEV; from the coding sequence ATGTGCGGCGCCACCGAGGGCGGCCTGTCGCTGGACGGGATCGACGTCAAGAAGGAAGCCATCATCCAGGGCCAGGTGACCCGCGGCGGTGAGCCGCTGCCGGGCGCCTACGTGCGGCTGCTGGACCGGACCGGCGAGTTCACCGCCGAGGTCCCGACCTCGGCGACGGGCCACTTCCGGTTCTTCGCCGGCGACGGCGACTGGACGCTGCGCACGCTGGCCCCCAAGGCCGACCCGGTGGACCGTGCCGTCACGGCCGGCACCGGCAACGTCGCCGAGGTCACCATCGAGGTGTGA
- a CDS encoding polysaccharide biosynthesis tyrosine autokinase — MDLKQFLQVLRRRWRSIVAMVLLALTVSAVITFVVMKTEYESKSRIFISVDVSNATESFSALYFANNRAASYADLAKSSELSQRVIDSLDLQMTAEELSDNISATVIENTSLIEVTVRDSEPRRAQTIADVATDAFTDYIAELESPGGDGADSQVTAQVTDRPSYNPDQVSPMTVINLVAASLIGLVAGVGLAIARELLDRTVRTADHVAEVTDSPVLASIGYDGDLRKSPVLTDLGGFAARTEAFRLLRTNLRFIDLDHQPRCIVISSAVPGEGKTVTSTNLAVALAQTGRRTLIIDADLRRPRVASTLGLDPAVGMTTALVGKTEIDDAIQIHEPSGLHVLASGAKPPNPTEILQSKITQDLIRRLRGSYDIVIIDAPPLLPVADASVLATLADGLIMVIRHGKTTRDQVEEAAHRIERVAGKLYGVVVNMVAKRAVGSYYYYYYEETAPSRDLKRKPKDKAASAEGGEEPTGRRAKKAGKRVST; from the coding sequence TTGGACCTCAAGCAGTTCCTCCAGGTACTGCGCCGCCGCTGGCGCAGCATCGTCGCCATGGTGCTCCTGGCCCTGACCGTCAGCGCCGTCATCACCTTCGTGGTGATGAAGACCGAGTACGAGTCCAAGTCGCGGATCTTCATCAGCGTCGACGTCAGCAACGCGACCGAGTCCTTCTCGGCCCTCTACTTCGCCAACAACCGCGCCGCGTCCTACGCCGACCTGGCCAAGAGCTCCGAGCTCTCCCAGCGGGTCATCGACTCCCTGGACCTGCAGATGACCGCCGAGGAGCTCTCGGACAACATCTCCGCCACCGTCATCGAGAACACCTCGCTGATCGAGGTCACCGTCCGTGACAGCGAGCCGCGGCGCGCCCAGACCATCGCCGACGTCGCCACCGACGCCTTCACCGACTACATCGCCGAGCTGGAGTCCCCCGGCGGCGACGGCGCCGACTCCCAGGTCACCGCCCAGGTGACCGACCGGCCCAGCTACAACCCCGACCAGGTGAGCCCGATGACGGTCATCAACCTGGTCGCGGCGAGCCTGATCGGTCTCGTCGCCGGCGTCGGCCTCGCGATCGCCCGCGAACTGCTCGACCGCACCGTCCGCACCGCCGACCACGTCGCCGAGGTCACCGACAGCCCGGTGCTGGCGAGCATCGGGTACGACGGGGACCTCCGCAAGTCGCCCGTCCTCACCGACCTCGGCGGCTTCGCCGCCCGCACCGAGGCCTTCCGCCTGCTGCGCACCAACCTGCGCTTCATCGACCTCGACCACCAGCCGCGCTGCATCGTCATCAGCTCCGCCGTGCCCGGCGAGGGCAAGACCGTGACGTCGACCAACCTCGCCGTGGCGCTCGCCCAGACCGGCCGGCGTACGCTCATCATCGACGCGGACCTGCGCCGCCCGCGGGTCGCGAGCACGCTCGGGCTCGACCCGGCCGTCGGCATGACGACCGCGCTGGTCGGCAAGACCGAGATCGACGACGCGATCCAGATCCACGAGCCCAGCGGCCTGCACGTGCTGGCCAGCGGCGCGAAGCCGCCGAACCCGACCGAGATCCTGCAGTCGAAGATCACCCAGGACCTCATCCGCCGCCTGCGCGGCTCCTACGACATCGTCATCATCGACGCGCCGCCGCTGCTGCCGGTCGCCGACGCCTCGGTGCTCGCCACGCTGGCCGACGGCCTGATCATGGTCATCCGCCACGGCAAGACCACGCGGGACCAGGTCGAGGAGGCCGCGCACCGCATCGAGCGGGTCGCCGGCAAGCTCTACGGCGTCGTGGTCAACATGGTCGCCAAGCGCGCGGTCGGTTCCTACTATTACTACTACTACGAGGAGACGGCACCGAGCCGCGACCTCAAGCGCAAGCCGAAGGACAAGGCCGCCTCCGCCGAGGGCGGCGAGGAGCCGACCGGCCGCCGGGCCAAGAAGGCCGGCAAGCGGGTCTCAACCTGA
- a CDS encoding sulfurtransferase — protein sequence MSRENTLVSAQWVEDNLDNDKIVLVEVDEDTSAYDKGHIKGAIKLDWTTDLQDQVRRDFVSKEQFEQLLSDRGIGNDDTVVLYGGNNNWFAAYAYWYFKLYGHQDVKLLDGGRKKWELDSRELTDELPDRAKTSYTAQEQDSSIRAYRDEVVAAIGTQNLVDVRSPDEFAGRLLAPAHLPQEQAQRAGHIPTAASVPWSKAANDDGTFKSDDELKDIYTEAGVDWSKDTIAYCRIGERSSHTWFVLKELLGQDNVKNYDGSWTEYGSLVGVPVALGDEPGDA from the coding sequence ATGAGCCGCGAGAACACGCTCGTCTCCGCCCAGTGGGTGGAGGACAACCTCGACAACGACAAGATCGTCCTCGTCGAGGTCGACGAGGACACCAGCGCCTACGACAAGGGCCACATCAAGGGCGCCATCAAGCTCGACTGGACCACCGACCTCCAGGACCAGGTCCGCCGCGACTTCGTCAGCAAGGAGCAGTTCGAGCAGCTGCTCTCCGACCGTGGCATCGGCAATGACGACACGGTCGTGCTCTACGGCGGCAACAACAACTGGTTCGCCGCCTACGCCTACTGGTACTTCAAGCTCTACGGCCACCAGGACGTGAAGCTGCTCGACGGCGGCCGCAAGAAGTGGGAGCTGGACTCCCGCGAGCTGACCGACGAGCTGCCCGACCGCGCGAAGACCTCCTACACCGCGCAGGAGCAGGACAGCTCGATCCGCGCCTACCGCGACGAGGTCGTCGCCGCCATCGGCACGCAGAACCTCGTCGACGTGCGCTCGCCCGACGAGTTCGCCGGCCGGCTGCTGGCGCCCGCCCACCTGCCGCAGGAGCAGGCGCAGCGTGCGGGCCACATCCCGACCGCGGCCAGCGTGCCGTGGAGCAAGGCGGCCAACGACGACGGCACCTTCAAGTCCGACGACGAGCTCAAGGACATCTACACCGAGGCCGGCGTCGACTGGAGCAAGGACACCATCGCCTACTGCCGCATCGGCGAGCGCTCCAGCCACACCTGGTTCGTGCTCAAGGAGCTGCTGGGCCAGGACAACGTCAAGAACTACGACGGCTCCTGGACCGAGTACGGCTCGCTGGTCGGCGTGCCGGTCGCGCTCGGCGACGAGCCCGGTGACGCCTGA